The DNA segment CAACATTTCTCACTTTGACCATGTTTAACATAATACACAGATTGAGCCTGCGAGCCTAAAATGAATGGATCATTTATGTAATGGAGCCGTGTCACATCTACACGTATGAATCCATATTCATCCCTTTCGTAACCTCTGTTTTGACTTCGACCTTGTGGAGGAACTTCAAACCAGTCACACTTGAATAATATGACTGAATTACCCATATAGTGGATATCTAAAATCTCTCTTATCTTTCCATAATAATCAATATTTTTTGTATGCTCATCACTCTTTACAACTACACCACTATTTTGGGTTTTCAAATATAGCTCAGATTCTATTGTTTGAAACCTAAAACCATTTAAGATATATCCTTTATGGCAATAAACACAATTATCCGGAAGTCTTGCCAAAGCTAACAATTCATCGGTAACTCGACCATCACCATTCTCTTTTAACTGGACCACCTATAATATTTGTGTGCAAAGTCAAAAACTTTAATACTCCTTATGAAagtaaaattcaaaaattatCCTAAATAAAAATAAACTAGCATTAAATGATATAGTTTACCTTTTCTTCAAACCACAAAGGAAATTCCTCCTTGTGCCTCTTGGCtatatttctatttttcttctttgccAATATATCTAGATGTTCTCTATGGATTGGAAAGATTTAGAGAAAAATAAAGAATATTACATCATACTCGATAAAGGTATTCATAAGAAGAAAAGGATGTAACTAAATGAAAAGTTATCTTACTCAATCCAAGGTCTGACCTCCTCACAATTTTGGAGGATATAAAAATGAGCTTGGTTGATTTCAAGATTACTTAAGCTTTTCCATTCACCCCCTGCTAATGACTTACCATGACAGTTAAATATGGACAAGCCATTGGGATTTATGTTGGGAGAATCAAAATTTCTATCCGGACGACTTTGCTTTGTCTCCATATCAATCAAATATTTAGAACAAAATACCATACACTCCTCCGCAAGATAGCCCTCGACAATTGATCCTTCAGGGCGAGCTTGGTTGCGTACATAACCTTTTAACATGCGCAGATATCTATTAAGTAAAGATAAATTAGTTTTGTAACGAATTTCTTCTAAAAGAACAATTGAAATAAGTAAAAATCTAACCTTTCAATGTAATACATCCATCGATATTGAACAGGACCACCCATTTTTGCCTCATTTGCCAAATGAATTACCAAATGAATCATAACATCAAAGAACGTTGGCAGGAACACACGTTCTAATTTACAAATTGTCGTCCGTATGCTTTTATCTAGTTTCTCTAACCTTTCCACATGCAACTCTTTAGTGCACAATCGCTGAAGAATAATGACAATTCAATTAAGGGATCATATGCATCCTTTGGCAAAATTCCTTTGATGATAAGTGGAACAATACGCTGAAAAAGGATATGATGGTCATGACTTTTAAGTCCAAATATTCTACCTTCATTAATATTGACACAACGACCAATGTTAGAAGTATAAGCATCAGGAAACTTGACTTCTTTGATGAGTTGACAAAATTGAATCTTCTCAGCTTTAGACATTGTATAGCTTGCCGGAGGAAGTATGTACTTATCCCCACTTTTTATTGGATGAAGGGGCTTTTTAATTTTCATCTCTTGTATATCCAATCGAGATTTCAATGTGTCCTTTGTTTTCCCTTCTATATCCAATAGAGTTCCTATTACACTTTCACTAATGTTCTTTTCAATATGCATCACATCCAAATTATGTCTCAACAATAAAGTTCTCCAATACGGGAGTTCAAAGAATATACTTTTCTTCTTCCAATTGTCACATCTTTTggtatctctttttctttttcttgtgctATCACCAACTAACCCTTATGAAGATGTATTAAGTTGTGCAAGAACATCATCTCCACTCAAAGCTTGTGGTGCAAGTCTTTCTTCCTTTGTATTATCAAAAGAACTTTTATTCCGGCGATAAGGATGATTTATCTCCAAGAACCTACGATGACCCATATAGCAATGTTTTCGACCATGTTTCAAGTAAATGGAACAAGTATGTACATGACAAACTGGACAAGCTAATTTACCTTTAGTGCTCCAACCGGATAACATACCATAAGCTGGAAAGTCATTAATCGTCCACAACAAAGTAGCACGCAAGTGAAAATTTTGTTTCTTAAAAGCATCATAAGTCTCAACTCCACTCTCCCATAAGGTTTTTAAATCATCAATCAAGGGTTGGAGGTATACGTCAATATCCATACCAGGACTTTTTGGTCCAGGAATAAGTAAGGATAATAAAATATTAGATTGTTTCATGCATATCCATGGGGGGAGATTGTATGGAATTAAAACTAATGGCCACATGCTATAGGCATTACTCATCGAACCAAAAGGATTAAAACCATCTGAAGCAAGCCCAAGTCTTACATTACGTGGACCTGAAGCAAAACTTGAATGTTTTTCATCAAAAGTTTTCCACGCCAATGAGTCAGCTGGATGCCTTAATACTCCATCATCAACTCTCTTATTTTTATGTCATCTCATATCTTCCGTggtttattttgtcataaataatcGTTTTAATCTTGGTATCAAAGGAAAGTATCTAAGAATCTTTCTAGGaattcttttatttctcttattcAAATTTCTTAAAGCAACTTCATCATCAATATCTTCTCCTTTTTTTACTATCCATCTTTTTTCACTACATTTAGGGCATTGCTCAAGATCAGCATATTCCTTTCTATATAAAACGCAATTATTAACACATGCATCTATCTTCACATAATCTAGACCCAAATCTTTTATGATCTTTTGAACTTCATAAATAGAATTAGGGAGCATATTTCCTTTGGGAAGAGCATCACTCAGTAATTTCAACAAAGAGTCAAAAGAAGTATTACTCCAGCTATGTAGACACTTCATCTGAAAAAGACGCATTACAAATGAGAGTTTGGAGAACTTTTCACAATCTGGATATAACTTTTGCTCTGCATCCTTTAATAACCTATAGAAAGTTTTAGCTTCTGTATTTGGCTCTTCGTACCTAGACTCAATGGTCTCATCAAACTCATGATTATTAGAGGGAACACCACGATACATGTCATGCAACATTTCAAAAGTGCGAGCATCGTCATTCCCTAAATTTGAATTTGTATCAGAATTTGTTTCTTCTTCTGAAGATGAATCCGGCTCACCATGATAAATCCACCTATCATAGGTCGGATCTATTCCCCACCTAAGTAAATCTGTCTTAACCTCATCGCGTGATTTTCTAAGCACATTATTACATTTAATGCATGGACACTGGATTCTTACACCAACCTCAGGATTAGAAAGTgcaaagtttaaaaaatattccACACCATTCAAATATTCCGGTAATGTCCTATTCTTAATAAGTAGCCAATTCTTATCCATCATATACTTACCTACaatgaaatataaaataaaaaatgtaaaactaTATAATTAAAATTGTAAAACTATATAATTAACTTTCTTTCATAAGTTCACTACTACATAATACAGGAAGTTCACATCCTAATGATTTACTTTGGATGTAGTTAAATATTCAAGATAATTGGAACTTAAAAGGAGTGATGAAGAATGATGATAGACAGATAATACCAAGAATTCAAATATGTGATATGCAACATAGAGTTTCCAGTACTAATTAGTTTTAAGGACCAATAAGTAGGTTCATTCTGTTAACTCCAAAACCAATAGAAAACATGTGAAGTCCAAGTATCACATAGTCACACTTCCATAAGCTCGAGTATTATACGTTTTGACTTATTATCTAAAATAGAAATTAGAGAAAGTCTCTATATtagaaaatagttaaaataaaAGCATATAATTTAAACTAATAGCCACTGAAGCAAAGGAAGATGAGTAGCATCTTGAAAAagtaataacaaaaaaaaagatagcaagtgaaaaaaaaaagaatct comes from the Nicotiana sylvestris chromosome 4, ASM39365v2, whole genome shotgun sequence genome and includes:
- the LOC104215487 gene encoding uncharacterized protein; protein product: MDKNWLLIKNRTLPEYLNGVEYFLNFALSNPEVGVRIQCPCIKCNNVLRKSRDEVKTDLLRWGIDPTYDRWIYHGEPDSSSEEETNSDTNSNLGNDDARTFEMLHDMYRGVPSNNHEFDETIESRYEEPNTEAKTFYRLLKDAEQKLYPDCEKFSKLSFVMRLFQMKCLHSWSNTSFDSLLKLLSDALPKGNMLPNSIYEVQKIIKDLGLDYVKIDACVNNCVLYRKEYADLEQCPKCPRNVRLGLASDGFNPFGSMSNAYSMWPLVLIPYNLPPWICMKQSNILLSLLIPGPKSPGMDIDVYLQPLIDDLKTLWESGVETYDAFKKQNFHLRATLLWTINDFPAYGMLSGWSTKGKLACPVCHVHTCSIYLKHGRKHCYMGHRRFLEINHPYRRNKSSFDNTKEERLAPQALSGDDVLAQLNTSS